Proteins encoded within one genomic window of Corvus moneduloides isolate bCorMon1 chromosome 20, bCorMon1.pri, whole genome shotgun sequence:
- the SLC6A4 gene encoding sodium-dependent serotonin transporter, which produces MEKKATRNETEPLTSKKDFSDCSKGDDCKENGLVVRNPKSALRLVEDGNKVHPSQGDKGEAAQISNGYSGVQSSVPCNGEMEDAQGTAPAATTTTTTTTSTTCGAEAQQQLMELEDRETWSKKIDFLLSVIGYAVDLGNVWRFPYICYQNGGGAFLIPYTIMAIFGGIPLFYMELALGQYHRNGCISIWRKICPIFKGIGFAICIIDLYVASYYNTIMAWAFYYLISSFTVELPWTSCTNPWNTGNCTNYFSKDNVSWSLHSISPAEEFYTRQVLQVHRSDGLDDLGGISWQLTLCLLLIFTIVYFSIWKGVKTSGKVVWVTATFPYIILFILLVRGATLPGAWRGVLYYLKPDWQKLLATEVWVDAAAQIFFSLGPGFGVLLAYASYNKFHNNCYQDALVTSTVNCLTSFVSGFVIFTVLGYMAEMRNEDVSEVAKDTGPSLLFITYAEAIANMPASTFFAIIFFLMLLTLGLDSTFAGLEGVITGVLDEFPHVWGKRRELFVLGLTIVCFLGSLATLTFGGAYVVKLFEEYATGPAVLTVVFLEAVAVSWFYGITQFCNDVKEMLGSAPGWYWRVCWVAISPLFLLFVTCSFLSNPPELRLFDYDYPYWTTVVGYCIGTSSIIFIPIYMVYRLVITPGTLKERILKSITPETATEIPFGDIRMNTV; this is translated from the exons atggaaaaaaaggccaCAAGGAATGAGACAGAGCCCCTGACTTCCAAGAAAGATTTCTCAGACTGTAGCAAAGGAGATGATTGTAAAGAGAATGGACTTGTGGTCAGGAACCCTAAATCTGCCCTACGGCTGGTGGAGGATGGCAACAAAGTCCACCCCAGCCAGGGGGATAAGGGGGAGGCAGCTCAGATCTCAAATGGTTATTCAGGGGTTCAGAGCTCCGTTCCCTGCAATGGAGAGATGGAGGATGCCCAGGGCACGGCCCCagcagccaccaccaccaccacaaccACCACATCCACCACCTGCGGGGCCgaagctcagcagcagctgatggagctggAGGACAGAGAGACCTGGAGTAAAAAAATTgactttcttctctctgtcaTTGGATATGCAGTGGATCTGGGAAATGTGTGGAGATTTCCTTATATCTGTTATCAAAATGGAGGAG GAGCATTCCTCATTCCTTACACAATCATGGCCATCTTTGGAGGGATTCCTCTCTTCTATATGGAATTAGCACTAGGACAGTACCACAGGAATGGGTGTATTTCcatttggagaaaaatatgTCCTATATTCAAAG GAATTGGCTTTGCCATCTGTATCATAGATCTTTACGTAGCGTCCTACTACAACACCATCATGGCTTGGGCTTTTTACTACCTCATCTCCTCCTTCACGGTGGAGCTGCCCTGGACCAGCTGCACAAATCCCTGGAACACAGGAAACTGCACCAACTACTTCAGCAAGGACAACGTCAGCTGGTCCCTGCACTCCATCTCTCCTGCAGAAGAATTTTATAC CCGCCAGGTTCTGCAGGTGCACAGGTCTGATGGACTGGATGACCTGGGGGGCATTAGCTGGCAACTGACCCTCTGCTTGCTGTTAATCTTCACCATTGTGTACTTCAGCATCTGGAAAGGGGTCAAAACATCAGGCAAG GTGGTTTGGGTGACTGCCACGTTCCCTTACATCATCCTCTTCATCCTGCTAGTGAGAGGTGCAACTTTGCCTGGGGCTTGGAGAGGTGTCCTCTACTACTTGAAACCTGACTGGCAGAAACTCCTGGCCACTGAG GTTTGGGtggatgcagcagctcagatttttttctccctgggaCCAGGTTTTGGGGTCCTGTTGGCTTATGCCAGCTACAACAAATTCCACAACAACTGCTACCA AGATGCTTTGGTCACCAGCACTGTGAACTGCTTGACCAGCTTTGTGTCTGGATTTGTGATCTTCACCGTGCTGGGATACATGGCTGAGATGAGGAACGAGGATGTGTCAGAGGTTGCCAAAGACACTG GACCCAGCCTGCTCTTCATCACGTATGCAGAGGCCATTGCAAACATGCCTGCTTCCACCTTCTTTGCCATCATCTTCTTCCTGATGCTGCTCACGCTGGGGTTAGACAGCACG TTTGCAGGACTAGAGGGAGTGATTACTGGAGTCCTGGATGAATTTCCGCATGTCTGGGGCAAACGCAGGGAATTGTTTGTCCTTGGTCTGACCATCGTTTGCTTTTTGGGGTCACTGGCAACCCTGACATTT GGAGGAGCGTATGTGGTGAAGCTGTTTGAAGAATACGCCACTGGTCCAGCTGTCCTGACCGTCGTGTTCCTGGAGGCAGTGGCTGTGTCCTGGTTCTATG GCATCACCCAGTTTTGCAATGATGTGAAAGAaatgctgggctctgccccagGCTGGTACTGGCGAGTTTGCTGGGTTGCAATTAGTCCCCTCTTCCTTCTG ttcgTCACGTGCAGCTTTCTGTCCAACCCTCCTGAGCTGAGGCTTTTTGATTATGATTATCCCTACTGGACCACAGTCGTGGGTTACTGCATAGGAACCTCCTCCATCATCTTCATTCCCATCTACATGGTCTATCGGTTGGTCATCACCCCAGGGACACTTAAGGAG CGTATTCTGAAAAGCATTACTCCAGAAACAGCTACAGAAATTCCCTTTGGAGATATCCGCATGAACACAGTATAA
- the NSRP1 gene encoding nuclear speckle splicing regulatory protein 1 has product MAALGKQYGLIMPKKLPQKNLVSKKLSVFADESDEEPTVGESLQKEALKKQAMKQTKLEIQKALEEDATVYEYDSIYDEMQQKKKESSAKLLAGNDDKKPKYIHNILKAAEIRKKEQERRMERKIQKEREMEGGEFAHKEAFVTSAYKKKLQERAEEEERERRESALEAYLDVTKQRDLSGFYRHLLNQRVGEEEMPKCSFREARTKEEKPDSQDEPSERNKCPSERQRVKPSKKENNPDADTDLGTDSSDDDKRHKHSKVNLKKKKRRESSVSSEEEVKHHKSQRHSRSPSSSSVEEEPRTKAQTSHQRGESRPGRRGNDEQYREKDYERSRTHEKDYQREREERHRHGDHTNRDHYRRREDQDDKQRGKERREDQDDKQRGKERKEREGHGREWRRAKEREEKGSEKEREKERTRNDKDRYNDREKERGEKYREREDHAKERREKYGSDEKKYRERRGSTPTSLEKDGETDLGKERKGKDREVDEKGSSSSGIFSEQKRKAGEEGEKEEKEQAQKAPESMSKFAKRSNEETVMSARDRYLARQMARVSTKPYIEKEED; this is encoded by the exons CCAACTGTTGGGGAAAGTCTTCAAAAAGAAGCATTGAAAAAGCAAGCAATGAAACAG actAAACTGGAGATTCAGAAGGCTTTAGAAGAAGATGCTACGGTGTATGAATATGACAGTATTTACGatgaaatgcagcagaagaagaaagaaagcagtGCCAAACTGTTAGCTGGAAACGATGACAAAAAG CCCAAGTACATCCACAATATCCTCAAAGCAGCTGAGATTAGAAAGAAGGAACAGGAAAGAcgaatggaaagaaaaattcagaaagagCGTGAAATGGAAGGAGGAGAGTTTGCACACAAAGAGGCTTTTGTGACTTCAGCCTATAAGAAGAAGCTGCAAGAAagagctgaggaggaggagagagaaagaagagaatcAGCTCTTGAGG caTACCTGGATGTGACCAAACAGAGGGATCTCAGTGGGTTTTACAGACATCTTTTAAACCAGAGAGTGGGGGAAGAAGAGATGCCTAAATGCAGCTTCCGTGAAGCCAG gacaaaggaagaaaaacctgaCAGTCAGGATGAACCCAGTGAAAGGAACAAATGCCCATCGGAAAGACAGAGAGTGAAGCCCTCTAAGAAAGAGAACAATCCAGATGCTGATACCGACTTAGGAACTGATAGTAGTGATGATGACAAGAGACACAAACATAGTAAAGTAAAtttgaagaagaagaaaaggcgGGAGAGCTCTGTGAGCAGTGAAGAGGAGGTTAAACATCACAAAAGCCAGAGGCATTCCAGGTCACCAAGCTCATCCAGTGTGGAGGAAGAGCCACGCACCAAAGCCCAAACAAGTCATCAGAGGGGAGAGAGCAGGCCAGGCAGAAGGGGAAATGATGAACAGTACAGGGAGAAGGATTATGAGAGAAGTAGGACCCATGAAAAGGATTAccagagggaaagggaagagcgACACAGGCACGGGGATCACACTAATAGAGATCACTACAGAAGGAGGGAAGATCAAGATGATAaacagagggggaaggaaagaagggaagatcAAGATGATAaacagagggggaaggaaagaaaagagagggagggaCATGGCAGAGAATGGAGGAGggcaaaggagagagaggagaagggcTCAGAGAAGGAAcgagagaaagaaagaacaagaaatgaTAAAGACAGATACAATgacagagagaaggagagaggagagaaatacagagaaagggaagatcatgcaaaggagagaagagagaaatacGGCAGTGATGAAAAGAAGTAcagagagaggaggggaagtACTCCTACATCTTTAGAAAAAGATGGAGAGACTGatctgggaaaagagagaaagggaaaagacagAGAGGTGGATGAGAAGGGaagctccagctctggaattttttctgagcagaaacgtaaagctggagaagaaggggagaaagaggagaaagaacaagCACAGAAAGCACCTGAGAGCATGAGCAAATTTGCCAAAAGGAGCAATGAGGAGACAGTGATGTCAGCACGGGACCGGTACCTGGCCCGGCAGATGGCCCGAGTCAGCACCAAGCCTTACATCGAGAAGGAGGAGGATTGA